The sequence below is a genomic window from Nocardia fluminea.
TCCTTCCAGGATTCGGTGTAACCCAGTCTATTACGCGAGGAATACACCGCCGGTCGGACGAGGTGAATACCCGACGACAGATCTTGCCTACCGGGCGGTCTGCGCGCCCCCGCACCGCTGCTTCCGGCTTTCGGGCCGAGCCGCGGCAGGTGGTCGCACGCCGTGCCTGATCGCGTTCGCGGTGTGGATTCCGATGGCGAAGTCCTTCAGTCGCTTCAACATATCTCCATGGTCGGAGTTCCGCGGCATCAGGAGAAGTGGCATAGAAGACGACTATCGCTAAGATTTGGACATGAGGTCTGTCTCCGTGCTGGCGTACGACGGGATGACGGCGTTCGAAGCCGGCATCGTCATCGAGGTCTTCGGCCTGACCTGGCCCGACATCGAGCAGCCCTGGTACGAGCTGAAGATCTGCACCGAAACCCCCGCCCCCGTTCGCGTGATCGGCGGCGCGACCATGACCACCCCCTATGGACTCGCGGAATTCGCCGCCGCCGACACGGTCGTGGTCCCGAGCGTCGCCGACCCCCGTGCGCGGACCTCGCCGGAATTGATCGACGCCCTGCGCCGGGCGCACAGCAACGGCTCCCGAATCGTGTCGATCTGCTCCGGCGCGTTCGCGCTCGCTGCGGCGGGCTTGCTCGACGGCCGCCGAGCCACCACGCACTGGCGATACGCCGACCTGCTGCGCGAGCGCTATCCCTCGGTCGAGGTCGACCCCGACCCCCTCTACACCGACGAAGGCGACATCCTCACCAGCGCGGGCTGCGCCGCCGGTTTGGACCTGGCCCTGCACCTGGTCCGCAACGACCTGGGTTCCTCGGTCGCCAACGCGGTGGCCCGCCGCCTC
It includes:
- a CDS encoding GlxA family transcriptional regulator yields the protein MRSVSVLAYDGMTAFEAGIVIEVFGLTWPDIEQPWYELKICTETPAPVRVIGGATMTTPYGLAEFAAADTVVVPSVADPRARTSPELIDALRRAHSNGSRIVSICSGAFALAAAGLLDGRRATTHWRYADLLRERYPSVEVDPDPLYTDEGDILTSAGCAAGLDLALHLVRNDLGSSVANAVARRLVIQPHRAGGQAQYIESPMPPEPGDAPIARSLSWALEHLADPIGVPDLARVASLSPRTYLRHFVRETGTTPSKWLIAQRIQAALAMLESGDAPIEEIATAAGFATPVTFRHHFTRAVRTSPSSYRRTFRTRKSPPPA